The DNA region AAGTGTGAAGTGATTTTCATTTCAGAATTTCCACTTTTTAACTTCCCACTACTCACATTAAACCATAAAAACCTAAATTCAAATTACGCATTAACAGACGTCCCAAAATTTCGAATCAAACCCTAACAATGGTGAATTTTGAACAAACAAGCATAATCCCTCTGTTCAATCGCACACTAATCTCAATAAATTCAATAATtcaagcaaaagaaagaaagaaaggttaCCGTTTGAGTTCTTTGAAGAACGACGCTGTTATCGCTGGACTTGCGAGAAACCAAGACACCGGGTCTCAAGGTTTTCGAGGTGTGTCGACGGTGCCGCGGAAAATTACGATTCTGCCACCGTCGGAGGATGTCTCGGCGAGGGAGGATCGGAGGTCGGAGACGGAGAGGAAAAGAGGCGCGATGGAGCTTATGGAGGGCGGCAGAAGTGGCGGTGAATTTGAAGTGTGCGCACAAAGGGGAAGGAGCAGGACATTCACGGTAACGGATTCAGTGACTTTCCCTAATTTTGGACCATTAGATTAATCTAATGGTCCCGATTTTTCCACttgctttaaaattatttttaatttaattttttaaaattttatattaattattatatttttttaatggaagaTGTTTATctcatttcattcaaaataaaacCATGAATACAATCAGGAGTATACTGAAAAAATTACGGActagcataaaaaaaaaaaaaaactattgaacGTAGATGACCTGATACAGAATCGTTTTATTTTAACCGGCACTAGTTCTTAAAAtgctaggaaaaaaaaaaaccgtaaaaaaaaaaatcgtaatAAAGCGTTTGGATAAAGAATTTTAACCgaagaaagtaatttattagagaatttaaattttggtaatttaaaattcattgtttagatgtttttttaaaattatcttcatATCTTTCAAACTTTCGTCATCTTTCTCACCTGAAAGTTCTCGAAATTTCGTTCTCGAACTCATGACTCTTCCCTCACGTCGATGATTCTCTTCTTCAAAAAACATTGTATGAACTCGTGGAGCATCGATCGGGTGTGGGCGTAGGGGGACACGTAGAACTGCACCCACCAATTAAGGGAGCAGTCGTCGTTATCCATCACGCGGTGGAGGTGTTTGTCCGTGCGGAGGGTCTAGATCATGCCTTGAGTCGTTGACTAAATGTTGTGGTCAGGTGTAATGGTGTACGTCTTCATGTTCTTGATTCTCCTGCAACTTCCCATGCTGCATCAATATTCTTCTCTTAGGAAGCACACCAACCatatcttcttttctctttgcattcattttctttcactctcacaattttaatttttttttgtccaaacacaaaattttgaaaataaaagaatttcaattgaagtatttgaaattcttagaatttaaaatttttcagaattttaaattccctcatccaaacacactctaaaagAAGTCTGACAATTCAatatctgtaaaaaaaaaattgataattttacactatcaactttttctttttcacaaaGCAGTACAATttgaacaattattttttttttatcaaattagttGATTTCGCAAAATTATATACCAAACTAGGTAATTTTGGAAATTATTTACTAAAGATGGATGATTTTTACTTTTGATATGAGTTGTAATTATAACTTATGTACAAAATCAAAGTCACTCATCTTTAACAAATAGTTTCCAAAATCACCTAGTCTAGTCTGGTATATGATTTTACAAAACTAtctagtttaataaaaaaaaaaagtctttgaaCAATGCTGAAGATCattggttaaaataaaataaaattactccaATTAATCTACacaaagtaatatttttatagttttatgatCTGTTGTTAGGGCTTCGTACAAAAGAAGTGACGACGTGTATTGTTGGAGCATTGGGGGATTTATTGATTAGGACTCATTAGATGAAAACAGGATTAGGAAATCAATGTGTGAGAGTGATGTTGGACTATGCAAGTTCTGATATGGTTGTGAGGCTCTTGATCATCAATTGAAAACGTGTAAATTGCGTGATGAGGAgacaactaaaaaataaatgggTCATCTACCTTTTGGTTAGTGGTTATGGGCATTCATTTGCTTATAGTGTCTGCTTATTTGGAATCTAATTGAATTGATAACTTTACATGAGCATTGGAAAAGTTAACTAGATCACCTGTAAAAGATGATGTCTTGCCTCAAGTCATTTTATCTAACAAAGATTTTGCTTTTATGAACTAATCATAGACTACCTAGTGCATGCAAACTTGTGAGGTTCAACATGTATGGATATATTCCTATTGTGGTTTATTCATGTGCATTGGAAGAGATTATCATCTGTTGTATATGAAATGGATCTAATCATAGACTACCCAGTGCATGCAAACTTGTGAGGTTCAACATGTATGGATATATTCCTATTGTGATTTATTCATGTGCATTGGAAGAGATTATCATTTGTTGTATATGAAATGGATCGTTCATCAGGAGAGCTATTGCTTCAACATGAGGTTGAATATGCATTGTTAAAGCAATTTTTAGGACTTGATGTGGTTGAAAAAATAACATTGAAGACTAAAGTTTGTAAACTAACATTTCCATATATCATTTCAATGTGACTTCCTTTATTGAAAGTCAAAACAAATGGAGCACTAAAGTCATAGGAATTCACTAaagatctttttttttcattatggtAGCGTGTTGATGCAATGCTTAGATAACTCCTCATTTAGTTGTTTACCTCCCAATCATAGTTTTAAAAACCCAATCCGTGATTAACTTGATCAAGGTACGAATCATTAATTGAATAAATGAGTCGATAATTGACTAACATAATTtagtctttattaaaaaaatattaaattttataatttgtctTTACACATTGTGATCTCTTTACATACTAAAGAATGCATGGAATATATTTCAACACCTTTCaagatcaattttaatttttttaatatttaattttttagttgcaACAATGATAAATGTGTGATGTAGACAGACTTAGAATAGTGTGTAATAAACTatgaaataactttaaaaaaacttaaaacatgTACTTTGGACAATGGGAAAAACAGAAGAATTCAGAAAATCATGAGAATACATACAACTTTTAACTTTAGGAGACATCtgtttttacataattatcttGCATTTCTTAGGAATATGAATGTGAGAATGTTTGCTCTCATATTTGTTAGGAGATTATCATAAAATATTCTCGAGTATCCTATATTCCCAGGAATGTTGCATTTTTTATGTCTACGCAATTTTTATTCGCATGCTAATATGGAGTGAGAAAGTTACATTAACTGGGAATGTGATGAATTATTTTCTAACTACACTGTAACTcccatttttacttttatttattattttaaaactaaaaaaatattccaatgaatgttaaaattaaccaaacacaattttttatatatagccAACGAATAACGTTTATAGCTACAATATTCATGGGGATGTGATCCCGAGAGCGCAAGATGATTTCATAAAACAAATATCCCCTTAAAATTGTATCTCACTTTTATGACAtacctcattttttaaaatttgctcctatttgataattattttttaaaataacttccatttgatcaaaaagccaaaaaattATCTACATGATAATCAAAACcataacaataaattatttaataatttgattaGTTAAATTCATATTCTACAAATAGTTTTTTAAGAGATATTCTACAAAAAAGTTATTAAGTAATGtaagtataaaattttaacacttACTATTATTGAtcgtgtgtgagagagagagagagcaagaatattttattttgatactctcatttttataattattgaaaatatatattattttttataattgtaaaatagtttaaattataacaaaaattaaataatagttaaaattatagattttactAAAGTTATAACTTAGttactaataattttattttaaggttcttgtttattattattatatatatatatatatatcatttgaattaaaatgaaattaataatttaatatatgatttatttaaaaatatgtaagtaataatttttttaaaagaaagaagatgagGCGAGTTCTTCAAAAGTTTCCTTAATTCCAACGAAATAAGTTGAATTTAAATTGTTTCATTCTCCCCTTTACGAAACTTGACCTCAAACCAACATCGTATTATGTAGAAATGGTGATGTGAGTTAGATATACCTCTACCTAGCCTTATTTTTATACCTATAACTAAGGCTTCCTTGTAACTGATGTATACCTAGCACACTTAATAAATGGTTCCATTAAGGTATTTTAAAAAACCAAGACCACAATTTAATTGTTATTAAATCCAAcaactttataaaattaattaactcgTTGTTTAAAATAACTCCATTGGGTCCTTCAAAAAATAAACTTCATTGAGCAATAATTAAAGTGACTAAAAAACGACATTAAAAGATTCCATATTACTAACCTCTCTCACATGATAAATGGTCTCCATGTAACCGATGAAGACTTAACATACAAATAAAactatagaaaattaaaattctaatatgatcttatattatatatataatataatatctcATAATTGTATCTATCTAAGTACAAATCttaaacaataaatttgtaGATTTTTTGTTGGAACATTAAATCCCATTAGAAAGTAGAAAAAATATCGCATTATAGGTTGTCATTAGCATAAAAGGGTGATTTCATCTCCCCTATATATACTATAGGAAATGCGTCTTTTCTTATTACCCATATAATTTTGGCTTCCCTTTGGAATTCAAGAGTTATTTTCGGACATTAAAAATGGAGATTTTGTCATCTTCTagaatttgtaaaattattctGACAATCTTGTCTGTTGTTTTGCTTTACAACGTATCAACTAAAGCTCAAGGTTTGAACATTGCACCATTTTTCAGTGCTAATTTGTATCATGAAAAATTTACGAATTGTACTATAGATGCATAAACACTATTTTTCcataaatctatttattttatgcattcaTGAAttgttgaaattcaatttgtattacttgtttttatttaacCATATTTGTATTAGTATATCGATTTTAAAACTAttcacttttgtttttatttcaaaactGTTTATTCTTCTTTGGTAGATTTACAAAGCCGTTCTCACTTTCCAAAACCAGGATCATCATTTCCATCTGACTTCTTGTTTGGAGCAGGAACATCTGCTTTACAGGTACTAAAAAATTTTAGGCTAACATAATATCTTAGTATTAAGGTAGTTTATTATTAACAAGTTATTACGTAATATCTTAATATAGGTTGAAGGAGCAGCTAGTGAAGGAGGAAGAGGACCAAGTGTCTGGGATGATAGAGTTAACCGTAATAAAGGTTCACTATAACATATAAATGCTTTTTAAGATATAATTAATGGAAATATATTAAACTCtcaatatatgttattttattttatcatcatttttttctaacaatctttagttacttttctttcttctttaatAACCAGGAGCGTTTATAGACGGTGATAAGTTTCCTACAATGATTCAGCATTATAGGCGATACAAGGTGAGTGGGAATGAGTTACACaaatataagatataagatTGTGTACAAACACGTGTTTGatattgtgttttatttttatattctacttaatttatttttaatgattttgtaGGAAGACGTTCAACATTTGAAGAATCTTGGAATAAATTCTTACAGAATGTCCATTTCATGGAGTAGACTTTTACCtggtaaaattttcaaaatcaagtaatttaatatatatatatatatatatatatatatatatatatatatatatatatatatatatatatatatatatatatatatatacccggGTTTTGCTAatatattctcatttttttttccgttGGAGTAAGTTAGCAGCTTATACCAAATTTTTTGAACCAAAAACTCaatcattttttgtttgttagtcCTTTATTTCAAGGACATATtgtaatttaatctttaattaaggAAACATAAAATTCATTTATCTCTCCTCTCTCGTGTCACCACCATTAATTTCATGAGCATATGATTAATCCCGATCGAAAGTCATTACAAtatatttcttctttcatcaaaaCCCACCTACGGTGGAACACATTCCAGTTGGATCGGGTCTAAGCGATGTTTGGGTTTAGGTCGAAGAAGAAAAACGTATAAAACAACTCAGGTTTGGACGGATCATTGTGGTACCAGAGGCGAAGAATCAAAATGGTTGGAAGGGATCTTGGTCAATGTTCAATCTGATCAACCATGGAGTCCAAGTTGGACTAGTTGAAGGAGAACTTGGAAAAATTAATatagaagagaaagaagtatatatattttcatttaattaatgattaggTTACTATTATGTCCTTGAAATAAAGCAACTAACAAACACAAATGGATTGGTTTTTCGGTTCAAAATATTTGGTATAGGCTGCTAATTTACtccaactgaaaaaaaaaactgaaattagGTTAGcaaatcatatacatatatatatatatatatatatatttgatttatatatatgaaaagtaCATAAAGAGATAGTGATGATGGCAATAATACTTACTTATCATTCTCTTCTTTTTCAAACTACAAAATATAGATGGAACCATAAAAGGAGGTATAAATCAAGAGGGTGTTGACTTTTACAACCTTTTGATCGATGAATTACTTGCAAATGGTACGATataatgaatgttttttttttaaatgattagaCATAGAAAAAGCTTTGTTAAAATTAcatagatttttttgtttttaatttgcttAGCATTATATATTTACATGTAGGCATTACACCCTTCGTGACGATCTTGCACTTTGACTATCCTCTTGCTATTCACAAAAACACTGGCGGCTTCTTGAATAGCTCCATTGTGTAAATAACTTTCTACACAATCTCTTGTAGACAATTTGTTTTCATGGAATTAGTCCACACCAAATGATATAGAATTTCGTATCAtgctaattatgattattaaaaaaatgatttttccaGCAATTATTACAAGGATTATTGCGAACtcctttttaaaacatatgGAGATCGAGTCAAGCATTGGACTACAGTTAATGAGCCTCAAGTTGTAGGTTTATTTACTTACATGCACGCCTATGATAATGATGATCCTGAACCATGCCAAACTACCAAGCTATGCAAACAAGCATATATTGTAGTTCATAATTACATCCTTTGCCATGCTGCAGCAGTGAAACTATACAGAGAAAAATTCTATGTATGGtatcttttttaattagttttgtgTGTTATATTGGTTCCAAATATGTgtgtagtttaattttaaaagtcttTTTTTATGGCAACATTCAATATTATGTCGATGCATTATAAATACTTTAACCAATTTCATAGGTAATATCAAATCAATATCTTCTGACAATAATAAAagtgttaaatatatttttgattcatgtggtatttatttttggattttggtccttatatatactttttaaatgATTGTTGTTAAATTCCTTTTTGtgcttgttattttattttaatatttgtcatatatctttttttttttttttgtccctcTAATATGTAGATCATTTGCTTTTAGCTTTTAGTCTATGTCAAATATTTCtcaaagtaattaattattcaaaatgaataaaatattatatgaactaaaatataaaaaaacatattaattataagaattaaaataaaataataatgaccaaaacaaaaagaagaatttACCAGCACTAtttcaaaaaaacatattttttagaacaaaaaaatagtatattataagaagtaaaaacatattaaagtcATAAAAATTAATCGTCATACATGTAAAGGTCATAAAAAATGGCATTGACAACTATAAAAACTAGATTAAGTTTTATGCATAAAGTTTGAAGcacaatgttatttttttaaattaagaatttgCTACTCTGATGAAGGAAACCCAAGGAGGAGAAATTGGACTTGTTCTTGGATCTCAAAGTTTTGAACCTTACAGTTCAAAATCAGAAGATGTGGCTGCTGCTAAAAGACTTATGGATTTCTTTATGGGATGGTTAGTTCAATTAATTAAGCCTTCAGCCTTCATATCATACTCCCTTTTGTGTTTTCCTTGTTTAGTGTCTTAGTTCTATTTGTTTTAACTGATAATGTATAAAACTAAATTTGTTTGGACCTATTGGTACGTTTCAACAAATAGGATTTTAGATCCAGTGGTCTATGGCGATTATCCAAAAATCATGAGAGACTTAGTAGGGAATAGGCTACCCAATTTCACAGAAGAGGAGAAAAATTTTGTTGCAGGAAGCACAGACTTCATTGGGATCAATTATTATACTTCTCATTTTGctaaacatgaaacaaacaaaacaaatatgattttatCAGACAATTATGATGCCTTAGGAATATCAGTAGGTAAGTTTTTCTTCAAACTACATTTTACTAATTGGATAAGAAGACATAATGATCTATCATATCACTAACTTTTgctcctttttttcttcattattatAGATTTTAATGCAGAAGGAAAAACCCTTGGTTACTTGGTGAGACAATCATTAAAAGAATGTTGTAAGTTATTTGtataactattaattttttacatttttttcaatgttcatattttGTAGGATAAATATGGAGGCAATTTTGTCTATCCTAAAGGATTATATGATGTCTTACAACACATTAAGAAAAAGTACCAAAATCCCAACATCTACATCACTGAGAATGGTTCGCAAAACGATCCTTCACTAGTTTTCACATTTATAACTAATATAgttatatctttaatttctactAAAAAAAGATTATTCTACCTTTGTTGGAACCTTCCTTCTTATAGGTATTGCTTCATTCAACATCACGAATCCATTGAAAGACACACACCGAATCAAATATTTGGCCACACATTTAAACTCCACCAAAGCAGCAATTGAGTAAGTGATCTATCATAGCTTTATGTGGATGCATAACTGCTAATATTATAGAGATATATGAAACAATAACCATTATCTTTTTAGGAATagaaccttttttttcttgttaatatacaagtatattaaattatactagaaaaatatataaatattttattattgtaagaCTTACTACATATAAATATTGGACTAGTTTGCCtaagcttattttttaaaaaaagataagttttttaaaataaaataagtaattttataatttctgatgtgtttgtctaaaaaaaattcttctaaaataagtagtttttttttataaaaaatatcaaacaaatcttatttgattcttaaaaaaaaaatataaaagatgcttattaatttttttttataattttaaacaaacttGCCCATTAAAATAAAACCATCTTTTACTCCTTTTTGCATGTGgtctattaattttgtttatatttttctttatgtaaCGTTATGGTGTCTCTATTggttaatacatttttattcgATAAGAGGAAAATTAGTTGGAAACTTGAGTATTCTTAGATATATTTGACAAGTTGTTAAATATGTTCTTGACTTTTGGTacattttttaaagtataagattataattataagttAAAACGTTAATTGAGTGAAATTTAATAACTTTTGATGACTATATATTGTTGATCTGTTAATTGATATTCATGTTTAAAGTTAATTGTTAACCTTCAAAAAACAAAgcccattaaatattttatctcagCTATGGACATTGACAATAGATATCTAAAGCTTGTCAAATATTATGACAGCAAACAACTTAATGTTCCAATTAAGATGAATTTACTTTAAAAAGAAACTGGGTATTGGAGTATTCTTAAAATGAAAGAGTGTGCTATAACTTACTCTCACATGtgtatttttcatgttttgaaatgtttttatttacagCAATGGCGTAAGAGTTCGTGGTTACTTTGTGTGGGCTGCATTTGACACCTTTGAATTTCGAGCGGGGTTTTCTCAAAATTGGGGGCTTATTCATGTTGATTTTAAACATGATCTCATGCGTCAACCAACAACTGCTGCTAAATGGTACAAGAGATTCTTGAATCATGTAATTTGACACTAAAACATTCTTAGATTTGATTGAGAAAGGGGAACCGATGAAAAATAATAGTGACAGAGGCAAGGGATTCCATTTAAATAAGTGATAATATAATTGCTAGTATTGGCAACAttgtttcaaataaaacaacACCTCAAGAACCAATTGTCCCATAGGGGTTTCAAACGCATTTAATGAGAAagtaagatgaaattcaaaagaCATTTTTTCTGTATTCACAAAGAGTTTAAAACAAAATGTTTAAGCCATTTATTAAAGTACTCACAAGCTAATAAATTACTCATTTTTGTGAATATAAAGAGTTTGGGCAGACTATTTTGAGGGAAAAAGTTTCCCAGTGTATCTAATTTAACTaataaaggattttttttccatttattgTGTATTCAATATCAAtccattatcattattattacataccataaaagaaatttttgcaATACAAGCAGATCGATGTCATGTGACAatagtatatttattttcttcctgtcaaaatgtttttttttaattcataaaatacataattatagtaattaaaatgattacAACAAGTATATGTTATAAttatggattttttattttaagtaatatgataatcaattttcaaaataaaactttttattatttttaatccgtGAAAATTGAATACATGTATCAAAGAGTTTATAACTTACATATCTGTTCAATCAATAAATTCATTGATaaactttttataatataatcatacgattaaaaatttgtttcaattaaaatcttaaaaaatacttgcattataatataaaataaattatctctaTACTACCAATTAAAATGCACAACTTAAGGGTGAAatttttcctcttccctttaTTAAACACTTTCAATACCCTCCTTCTTCTCTTTATTAAAtaggaataataaaaaaaaaatcttctcttTATTAGGGTCTGTTTGGCCCGACTTTTTATTtgcttattttttgttaatttataagTAAAAGCGGGACCAAGCACAAATTAATAAAAgctctaaaaataaaaagcagcttatttttaaagaacaaaatcataaaaaaaaggcaGCTTTTAGAAAAGCTAGATGAGATATCCTATATGGAGCTTCTCTTTTTTTCTGAAGTCCCGTATATTCGAATCCCTGTGCAGACGTTTTAGGGCGTCACTTTATCGtgttatatattgttttttcaCTTTATGACTCAAACAAACACACGCTTGTATCTGCAAAAGTCTGTCTCATCCTGAGCATGAGTCAGATAAGGTTTTtttatccttgtattttcctatGTTTATAAACATTGAAAATTTCTATGGTACTATATATTATGAGAcaattttgtcaaaataaaaGTTGATATATATAGTGACATTTgattatacatgattttgaggaAGCAATATAGATTtgcttttttattatcattatgtGTGACTTTGCTTATATATTTTGAGAAACTTATACATGGTTTTGaccagttaaatttttttagtatgttgatttttttttactgcgaAGTATGCTGATCGTTTCAATtagtaaaagttttttttttttgcttttacagGAGAATGCAAAGTATGGAAAATTTTGATATTATGGATTGAAATTTTGTGATGAATTGGAATTAATATTTGGAGAGACAGTGGCAACAAGTGAAGATGCATGGACACCGACTATGGGTGTACCACATGAGTCAAGTGGCAGAAATATTACTTCAAATGTGACACATGAAATTATTGAATTTGATAGCAAGAAAGTCTATCTTGATTATGACGTTTATCCCTGTGGAAAAATCCCAAaccacaaagaaaaaaaaaatatcacaagatAGGAGAGACAAAGTGGCAAAAAGTAAGGGAAAAGTTGGGACTAGAACGACTATGAGAAATACTTTTGAACATTAGTTCAAGCACTGAAACTCATAATGAAgctgagaaaaatgaaaatgaatcctaatctaatatccCTGAAGAATATTG from Glycine soja cultivar W05 chromosome 8, ASM419377v2, whole genome shotgun sequence includes:
- the LOC114424247 gene encoding furostanol glycoside 26-O-beta-glucosidase-like; translated protein: MEILSSSRICKIILTILSVVLLYNVSTKAQDLQSRSHFPKPGSSFPSDFLFGAGTSALQVEGAASEGGRGPSVWDDRVNHGDKFPTMIQHYRRYKEDVQHLKNLGINSYRMSISWSRLLPDGTIKGGINQEGVDFYNLLIDELLANGITPFVTILHFDYPLAIHKNTGGFLNSSIVNYYKDYCELLFKTYGDRVKHWTTVNEPQVVGLFTYMHAYDNDDPEPCQTTKLCKQAYIVVHNYILCHAAAVKLYREKFYETQGGEIGLVLGSQSFEPYSSKSEDVAAAKRLMDFFMGWILDPVVYGDYPKIMRDLVGNRLPNFTEEEKNFVAGSTDFIGINYYTSHFAKHETNKTNMILSDNYDALGISVDFNAEGKTLGYLDKYGGNFVYPKGLYDVLQHIKKKYQNPNIYITENGIASFNITNPLKDTHRIKYLATHLNSTKAAIDNGVRVRGYFVWAAFDTFEFRAGFSQNWGLIHVDFKHDLMRQPTTAAKWYKRFLNHVI